The Cottoperca gobio chromosome 22, fCotGob3.1, whole genome shotgun sequence genome contains a region encoding:
- the tmem229b gene encoding LOW QUALITY PROTEIN: transmembrane protein 229b (The sequence of the model RefSeq protein was modified relative to this genomic sequence to represent the inferred CDS: deleted 1 base in 1 codon) — MVTVDAPQAPVPLTGLSRWYLYAIHGYFCEVMFTAAWEFVVNCNWKFPGVTSVWALFIYGTCILIVEQMYLNLRGRCPVLLRCIIYTLWTYLWEFGTGLLLRQFNACPWDYSEFRYNFMGLITAEYAVPWFCASFIVERFVIRKTLRLRFHKGPEDGWSGGAVCGGRRSRGMENDANGYLKGE; from the exons ATGGTGACCGTGGACGCCCCACAGGCTCCTGTGCCTCTGACCGGGCTGTCACGCTGGTACCTCTACGCCATCCATGGCTACTTCTGCGAGGTCATGTTCACAGCCGCCTGGGAGTTTGTGGTCAACTGCAACTGGAAATTCCCCGGCGTGACCAGCGTGTGGGCGCTCTTCATCTACGGCACATGCATCCTCATCGTGGAGCAAATGTACCTGAACCTGCGTGGCCGCTGCCCCGTGCTGCTGCGCTGCATCATCTACACTTTATGGACGTACCTGTGGGAGTTCGGCACGGGGCTGCTGCTGCGCCAGTTCAACGCCTGCCCCTGGGACTACTCCGAGTTCCGCTACAACTTCATGGGACTGATCACGGCCGAGTACGCCGTGCCCTGGTTCTGCGCCTCCTTCATCGTGGAGCGCTTTGTAATCCGCAAAACGCTTCGG CTGCGGTTCCACAAGGGGCCTGAGGACGGTTGGTCAGGAGGAGCTGTGTGCGGTggcaggaggagcagagggatgGAAAATGATGCTAATGGCTACCTTAAAGGAGAATGA